One region of Pyramidobacter sp. YE332 genomic DNA includes:
- a CDS encoding iron ABC transporter permease, which produces MLRESLLADGQWSLSAWRGLLGKNWPLVLNSFGVAAAVTAVTLPLASLLAVKLLYGAAAGRKLLTAVLVLSTISPPFVGSMSYLMLFGRRGLITWRLLGLEWNPYGFHGVVMMEALSQLGVATLLAAASFHQVDGALERGSLDLGASPLRTLLGVSLPLARPGLAAAALMVFVRSLSDFGTPLFVGGRFQVLASKAYNTLIGVGDFPLACAMNALLVLPSLLLLAVRREARGRNFSLRLAGTRSLRLRGPSGWLPEAAAWGFVALETAVYGLIFAGSVTKTWGADFTLTTAHLRSLWNFSGNGFARSLACSVAAGLGGAVLGAALARLLDRAPEALRRGARVLIELPYLVPGTFFGVGYLLVSSSLPWEVPAGFLIAMNCLFRQLSPSTWSAQAGLAQINPELELAVRDLGGGQGRVLRDMLLPLLRPFMLVSFINAFSAAMTSTGPIIFLVSPYARVAAVELFESINSGKYGDASAMASLLIAAILAVNALAWKISERRG; this is translated from the coding sequence GTGCTGCGCGAAAGTTTGCTGGCGGACGGGCAGTGGTCGCTTTCGGCGTGGCGCGGGCTTTTGGGAAAAAACTGGCCGCTGGTGCTGAACAGCTTCGGCGTGGCCGCCGCCGTGACGGCGGTCACGCTGCCGCTGGCGTCGCTGCTGGCCGTGAAGCTGCTGTACGGCGCGGCGGCGGGACGCAAACTGCTGACGGCGGTGCTGGTGCTGTCGACGATCTCGCCGCCGTTCGTCGGTTCGATGTCGTATCTGATGCTCTTCGGACGCCGCGGGCTGATCACCTGGCGGCTGCTGGGGCTGGAATGGAATCCCTACGGCTTTCACGGCGTGGTGATGATGGAAGCGCTGTCGCAGCTGGGCGTCGCCACGCTGCTGGCGGCGGCGTCGTTCCATCAGGTGGACGGCGCTTTGGAGCGGGGCTCGCTCGATCTGGGCGCTTCGCCGCTGCGCACGCTGCTGGGCGTCAGCCTGCCGCTGGCGCGTCCCGGGCTGGCCGCCGCGGCGCTGATGGTCTTCGTGCGCTCGCTCTCCGATTTCGGCACGCCGCTGTTCGTGGGCGGGAGGTTTCAGGTGCTGGCGTCGAAGGCGTACAACACGCTGATCGGCGTCGGCGATTTCCCGCTGGCCTGCGCCATGAACGCGCTGCTGGTGCTGCCGTCGCTGCTGCTGTTGGCGGTGCGGCGCGAGGCGCGCGGGCGGAACTTTTCGCTGCGGCTGGCGGGAACGCGCTCGCTGCGCCTGCGCGGCCCGTCCGGCTGGCTGCCGGAAGCGGCGGCGTGGGGGTTCGTCGCTCTGGAAACGGCGGTCTACGGCCTGATCTTCGCCGGCAGCGTCACAAAGACGTGGGGAGCCGACTTCACGCTGACGACGGCGCATCTGCGCAGCCTGTGGAACTTCAGCGGCAACGGTTTCGCGCGCAGCCTGGCCTGTTCCGTTGCGGCGGGGCTGGGCGGCGCGGTGCTGGGAGCGGCGCTGGCGCGGCTGCTGGACCGCGCCCCCGAGGCGCTGCGGCGCGGCGCGCGCGTGCTGATCGAACTGCCCTACCTCGTGCCGGGAACGTTTTTCGGCGTGGGTTATCTGCTGGTGTCGTCGTCGCTACCGTGGGAGGTTCCCGCCGGCTTTTTGATCGCCATGAACTGCCTGTTCCGCCAGCTTTCGCCGTCGACGTGGTCGGCGCAGGCGGGATTGGCTCAAATCAATCCCGAGCTGGAACTGGCCGTGCGCGACCTCGGCGGCGGCCAGGGGCGCGTGCTGCGCGACATGCTACTGCCGCTGCTGCGTCCGTTTATGCTGGTGTCGTTCATCAACGCTTTCAGCGCCGCCATGACCAGTACGGGGCCGATCATCTTCCTGGTCAGCCCCTACGCGCGCGTGGCGGCGGTGGAGCTGTTCGAGTCGATCAACAGCGGCAAGTACGGCGACGCCTCGGCGATGGCCTCGCTGCTGATCGCGGCGATTTTGGCGGTCAACGCGCTGGCCTGGAAAATCAGCGAAAGGAGAGGTTGA
- a CDS encoding ABC transporter substrate-binding protein, whose translation MSKKFGALAAAVMMLAVPAVGAEEKKLSIFIAYTGVDGILQEFTKDTGIEVEYLAMSSGEVLTRLRAAKGKAQADVWFGGGLDSYVAAAGEGFLEPYASPERAAYDPMFYNADGYWSGISLGAVDFVVNSEIMAKKNLPMPRSWQDLTDPVYKGEVLMATPAVSGTFYAMVWAILSAKGEEEGWKLLEGIDANVPYYSKRGAEPANKVSTGEAAIAVAPFDTGEKLKGEGYTIETAFPADGVPWYIAPVALFKGARNPEAGKALIDWVLSAKGQETLAKYTTQAPIRPGVKLAPAVQAMRDSNLVKADVVEGGAQRKRVLAAWQERFGSK comes from the coding sequence ATGTCGAAAAAGTTTGGAGCGTTGGCGGCGGCTGTGATGATGCTGGCGGTCCCGGCCGTCGGCGCCGAGGAGAAGAAACTCAGCATCTTCATCGCCTACACGGGCGTTGACGGCATCCTTCAGGAGTTCACGAAGGACACGGGCATCGAAGTGGAGTATCTGGCCATGTCGTCGGGAGAGGTCCTGACCCGCCTGCGCGCGGCCAAGGGCAAGGCGCAGGCCGACGTGTGGTTCGGCGGCGGTCTGGACAGCTACGTGGCGGCGGCCGGCGAGGGGTTCCTCGAACCGTACGCGTCGCCCGAACGCGCCGCGTACGACCCGATGTTCTATAACGCCGATGGCTATTGGAGCGGCATTTCTTTGGGCGCGGTCGACTTCGTCGTCAACAGCGAGATCATGGCCAAGAAGAACCTGCCCATGCCGCGCAGCTGGCAGGATCTGACGGACCCCGTCTACAAGGGCGAAGTGCTGATGGCCACGCCGGCCGTGAGCGGCACGTTTTACGCCATGGTCTGGGCGATCCTCTCCGCGAAGGGAGAGGAAGAGGGCTGGAAGCTGCTCGAGGGCATCGACGCCAACGTGCCCTACTACTCCAAACGCGGCGCCGAGCCGGCCAACAAGGTCAGTACGGGCGAAGCGGCGATCGCCGTGGCTCCGTTCGACACCGGCGAAAAGCTGAAGGGCGAGGGCTACACGATCGAGACGGCGTTCCCGGCCGACGGCGTGCCGTGGTACATCGCGCCCGTGGCGCTGTTCAAGGGCGCGCGCAATCCCGAGGCCGGCAAGGCGCTGATCGACTGGGTGCTGTCGGCGAAGGGGCAGGAGACGCTGGCCAAGTACACCACGCAGGCTCCGATCCGTCCCGGCGTGAAGCTGGCTCCCGCGGTGCAGGCGATGCGCGATTCCAACCTGGTCAAGGCCGACGTGGTCGAGGGCGGGGCGCAGCGCAAGCGCGTGCTCGCCGCCTGGCAGGAGCGCTTTGGCTCCAAATAA
- a CDS encoding PHP domain-containing protein encodes MILDTHMHTAEYSPDSFLPIAEAVARAREMGIDGLCVTDHDTLGAREVAAEWRRNFDFPLFLGVEVLTTKGDVVCFGLDEAPPPASLTPEELMARVAACGGCATAAHPFRDNNRGLEDLIGTLPGLHGVECFNGSTDPAANLRALELARASGRALLGAADAHWRERVGLFVTEFADELRDERDLIRAVRAGRCRPLAWDGAKFTDAEAFCRAHLAG; translated from the coding sequence ATGATTCTGGATACGCACATGCACACGGCGGAGTACTCGCCGGACAGCTTTCTGCCCATCGCCGAAGCGGTCGCCCGCGCCCGGGAGATGGGCATCGACGGGCTTTGCGTCACCGATCACGACACGCTGGGCGCGCGAGAGGTCGCCGCCGAATGGCGGAGGAATTTCGATTTTCCGCTTTTTCTCGGCGTCGAGGTGCTGACGACGAAAGGCGACGTGGTCTGTTTCGGCCTCGACGAAGCGCCGCCGCCCGCTTCGCTCACGCCGGAAGAACTGATGGCGCGCGTGGCGGCCTGCGGCGGCTGCGCGACGGCGGCTCATCCGTTCCGCGACAACAACCGCGGTCTCGAAGATCTGATCGGCACGCTGCCGGGGCTGCACGGCGTGGAATGTTTCAACGGCAGCACCGACCCGGCCGCCAACCTGCGCGCGCTGGAACTGGCGCGCGCCTCCGGCCGCGCTTTGCTGGGAGCGGCCGACGCGCATTGGCGCGAGCGGGTCGGGCTGTTCGTGACGGAATTCGCCGACGAGCTGCGCGACGAGCGCGACCTGATCCGCGCCGTGCGGGCCGGGCGCTGCCGTCCGCTGGCCTGGGACGGCGCGAAGTTCACCGACGCGGAGGCGTTCTGCCGCGCGCACCTGGCGGGATAA
- a CDS encoding CapA family protein — protein MRRPLLAALLAAFLCGTARAGAPLPDDSASLFSADADALRPRRAALLFVGDLMAHAPQLTTARRKKGYDFAPSFARVKPLLSAADLAVGNLETTLGGAKRGYTGYPCFNTPDEYADALKDAGFDALTTANNHCLDRRAAGLFRTLKELRGRGFTTFGTYAASADRETVAVENVNGITVAFLSWTYGTNGIPVPASQDWAVARGASWEEVSGDVARAKALRPDFIVAMPHIGVEYALTPPRFVVAFAEKLLEAGVGAVIASHPHVVQPLELRAASGDRAPALIAWSMGNFISNQRARPRDMGVIARLTLEKENGVTRLVSADAIPTWVQTRTKKGARVSRVLPLLDALANAETLQISAGDLKRLRGAHADFTGRVLGRAVPLAEAQLAYELEPSSQDRFSTAAFDEIARRAAAKKRGARKKNAVKP, from the coding sequence ATGAGAAGACCGCTGCTCGCGGCGCTGCTGGCCGCGTTTCTCTGCGGGACGGCGCGCGCGGGAGCGCCGCTTCCCGACGATTCGGCGTCGCTGTTCAGCGCCGACGCCGACGCCCTGCGTCCCCGGCGCGCCGCGCTGCTTTTCGTCGGCGACCTGATGGCCCACGCCCCGCAGCTGACGACGGCGCGGCGCAAAAAAGGCTACGACTTCGCGCCGTCGTTCGCGCGCGTCAAACCGCTGCTTTCCGCCGCCGACCTGGCCGTCGGCAACCTCGAGACCACGCTCGGCGGCGCCAAGCGCGGCTACACGGGCTACCCGTGCTTCAACACGCCCGACGAGTACGCCGACGCCCTCAAAGACGCCGGTTTCGACGCTCTGACCACGGCCAACAACCACTGCCTGGACCGCCGCGCCGCCGGGCTGTTCCGCACGCTGAAAGAGCTGCGCGGCCGCGGCTTCACGACCTTCGGCACGTACGCCGCCTCCGCCGACCGCGAGACCGTCGCCGTCGAGAACGTGAACGGCATCACAGTCGCCTTCCTGTCGTGGACCTACGGCACCAACGGCATCCCCGTGCCGGCCTCGCAGGACTGGGCGGTGGCGCGCGGCGCTTCGTGGGAAGAAGTCAGCGGCGACGTCGCCCGCGCCAAAGCGCTCAGGCCCGACTTCATCGTCGCCATGCCGCACATCGGCGTCGAATACGCGCTGACGCCGCCGCGCTTCGTCGTCGCCTTCGCCGAAAAGCTGCTGGAAGCCGGCGTCGGCGCGGTGATCGCCTCGCACCCGCACGTCGTGCAGCCGCTGGAACTGCGCGCCGCTTCGGGCGACCGCGCGCCGGCGCTGATCGCCTGGTCGATGGGCAACTTCATTTCCAACCAGCGCGCCAGGCCGCGCGACATGGGCGTGATCGCGCGCCTGACGCTGGAAAAAGAAAACGGCGTCACGCGTCTCGTCAGCGCCGACGCCATCCCCACCTGGGTGCAGACGCGCACGAAAAAAGGCGCCCGCGTCTCGCGCGTGCTGCCGCTGCTGGACGCACTCGCAAACGCCGAAACGCTGCAGATCTCCGCGGGCGACCTCAAGCGCCTGCGCGGCGCGCACGCCGATTTCACCGGGCGCGTGCTGGGGCGCGCCGTCCCGCTGGCAGAAGCCCAGCTGGCCTACGAACTGGAACCGTCCTCGCAGGATCGTTTTTCGACGGCCGCATTCGACGAAATCGCCCGCCGCGCCGCTGCAAAAAAACGCGGCGCGCGGAAGAAAAACGCGGTAAAACCGTGA
- the pepV gene encoding dipeptidase PepV: MNMDKIRAIIDKDRDSLIGTIRELVAVPSVGGEAPQPGAPFGPGPKAALDKFVEIGARHGFRTWAFEDQVGIAELGDESLPEMIAVLAHVDVVPAGDGWSCDPWRGMIKDGLLYGRGVADDKGPAISAMFAMKALREAGVRLKRRVRLIVGTNEELGSRAIDRYVTSGQELPVAGFTPDAEYPLINGEKGSITPKCRAPFAPDGGDVQVLSIDAGVASNAVPSKAVAVLKVAPAAEARLSRVVEEFAAPRDAKLTCEKSASGEYTLTMDGLAFHGSRPQYGSNAAANLVKVLRLLGVGGEQGAFLEKIDALVGTQTRGENLGVMLYDDVSGFTSLCWGLLRSEGDKIMFTLNYRFPVTFGRDPVCAKFVEVLRGHGFEVEAGSGSHPLYMPEDSDLVKKLMKVYRDETGDCESKPMSIGGGTYAKEMPNMLAFGNQFPGENTHIHEVDERWSIEHIMKNTKIMAAAIAALAGVEE, translated from the coding sequence ATGAACATGGACAAGATCCGCGCCATCATCGACAAAGACCGGGACAGCCTGATCGGCACGATCCGCGAGCTCGTCGCCGTACCCAGCGTAGGCGGCGAAGCGCCGCAGCCCGGCGCCCCCTTCGGCCCCGGGCCGAAAGCCGCCCTCGACAAGTTCGTCGAGATCGGCGCGCGCCATGGCTTCCGCACTTGGGCTTTCGAAGATCAGGTCGGCATCGCCGAACTCGGCGACGAATCCCTGCCCGAAATGATCGCCGTGCTCGCCCACGTCGACGTCGTTCCCGCCGGCGACGGCTGGAGCTGCGACCCCTGGCGGGGCATGATCAAGGACGGCCTGCTCTACGGCCGCGGCGTCGCCGACGACAAAGGCCCCGCCATCAGCGCCATGTTCGCCATGAAAGCCCTGCGCGAGGCCGGCGTGCGGCTGAAACGCCGCGTGCGCCTGATCGTCGGCACCAACGAGGAACTGGGCAGCCGCGCCATCGACCGCTACGTCACATCCGGCCAGGAACTGCCCGTGGCCGGCTTCACCCCCGACGCCGAGTACCCGCTCATCAACGGCGAAAAGGGCAGCATCACGCCCAAATGCCGCGCCCCCTTCGCGCCCGACGGCGGCGACGTGCAGGTGCTCTCGATCGACGCCGGCGTCGCCTCCAACGCCGTGCCCTCCAAGGCCGTGGCCGTGCTCAAAGTCGCGCCCGCGGCCGAAGCGCGCCTCAGCCGCGTCGTCGAAGAGTTCGCCGCCCCCCGCGACGCCAAGCTGACCTGCGAAAAGAGCGCGTCCGGCGAATACACGCTGACCATGGACGGCCTGGCCTTTCACGGCTCGCGCCCGCAGTACGGCTCCAACGCCGCCGCCAACCTCGTCAAAGTGCTGCGTCTGCTCGGCGTCGGCGGCGAACAGGGCGCCTTCCTCGAAAAGATCGACGCGCTCGTGGGCACGCAGACCCGCGGCGAAAACCTCGGCGTCATGCTCTACGACGACGTATCCGGCTTCACCTCCCTCTGCTGGGGCCTGCTCAGGAGCGAAGGCGACAAGATCATGTTCACGCTCAACTACCGCTTCCCCGTCACCTTCGGGCGCGACCCCGTCTGCGCCAAGTTCGTCGAAGTTCTGCGCGGCCACGGCTTCGAAGTCGAGGCCGGCAGCGGCAGCCATCCCCTCTACATGCCCGAAGACAGCGACCTCGTCAAAAAGCTGATGAAAGTCTACCGGGACGAGACCGGCGACTGCGAGTCGAAGCCCATGTCCATCGGCGGCGGCACCTACGCCAAGGAAATGCCCAACATGCTCGCTTTCGGCAACCAGTTCCCCGGCGAGAACACTCACATCCACGAAGTCGACGAGCGGTGGAGCATCGAACACATCATGAAGAACACCAAAATCATGGCCGCCGCCATCGCCGCGCTGGCCGGCGTCGAAGAATAG
- a CDS encoding YadA-like family protein, translated as MLGLALMQPATTFADTIHYYSVKSDKTGAGSNHDNDGATGDDSLAVGVKSKAAGRASSAVGYGNEVSGKYGVALGRENKVFDHGESSNAIGSRNEIHGKLSNAIGRGNAITEDIESGTAIGISNTVSGTYANAVGYRNKVLGKSSSAVGYYNEATENSSNAFGSDNKASKIMSSAFGSSNNALGDMSNAFGAFNAAVGRHSSAFGSNNKVGGESSHAFGEGNIVGSTSKNVLILGNNVKIGATRYSSSQNTFDGESDVSGAVALGNEAGVAVQGGVALGEKSVADRGKGTVGYDASGADHSNDTDGVWKATASAVSVGAPVRGAASVTRQITGVAAGSADTDAVNVAQLRQIAAASGAATYRFTLSDSATPSAHTVTLGQNTTPPDIKFVGTGGITAAVAGGVVTIGIDPASLGQPGTWNLQTDGGASVPVGTGNTVKFKNGDNIEITRTDREVTVAVAKNPTFKGKVTAKEGFDAAGHKVERVGAGEVSQASADAVNGSQLWGLTDRIAGYLGGGAKAGADGTLLQPTYKIRGSGYHSVGDALSAVDSELGKLYGNFGSVYEQMGELRSDVKNVGALSSALSALKPIQYDPVKPSQIMAGFGNYRDKWALALGVAHYVREDFMVHAGVSVSNHGESMANAGLTWRIGSREDAEAIPARYRKGPIGSVYVMQKENAELQARVASQAHEIAEMKERMAELERLLRASVKFR; from the coding sequence ATGCTGGGGCTGGCGCTTATGCAGCCCGCGACGACGTTCGCAGACACGATCCATTATTACAGCGTGAAGAGCGACAAGACCGGAGCGGGGAGCAACCACGACAACGACGGCGCCACGGGAGACGACTCTTTAGCCGTCGGCGTCAAGAGCAAAGCAGCCGGCAGAGCCAGCAGCGCCGTAGGCTATGGGAACGAAGTTTCCGGTAAATACGGCGTCGCTTTGGGGCGAGAGAACAAAGTCTTTGATCATGGCGAAAGCAGCAACGCTATCGGTTCTCGAAACGAGATCCACGGCAAGCTCAGCAACGCCATCGGCCGAGGGAACGCAATCACTGAAGATATCGAAAGCGGCACCGCCATTGGAATCTCGAATACGGTCTCCGGCACGTATGCCAACGCCGTAGGCTATCGAAACAAGGTTTTGGGCAAGTCGAGCAGCGCCGTAGGCTATTATAACGAGGCCACCGAAAATTCGAGCAATGCGTTCGGCTCCGACAATAAAGCATCCAAAATCATGAGCAGTGCTTTCGGCTCCAGCAACAATGCACTCGGTGACATGAGCAACGCCTTCGGAGCCTTTAACGCGGCGGTGGGCAGGCACAGCAGCGCTTTCGGCTCCAACAACAAGGTAGGGGGCGAGAGCAGCCATGCCTTCGGCGAAGGGAACATCGTTGGGAGCACCTCGAAGAACGTGCTGATCCTGGGGAATAACGTCAAAATCGGCGCTACGAGATACAGTTCCTCGCAAAACACGTTCGACGGGGAGAGCGACGTTTCCGGCGCGGTGGCGCTCGGCAACGAAGCGGGCGTCGCCGTGCAGGGCGGCGTGGCGCTGGGAGAAAAGTCCGTCGCTGACCGCGGCAAGGGAACCGTCGGCTATGACGCCTCCGGCGCGGATCACAGCAACGACACGGACGGCGTATGGAAAGCCACGGCTTCCGCCGTCTCCGTCGGCGCACCCGTTCGGGGAGCCGCCTCCGTCACCCGTCAGATCACGGGCGTCGCGGCCGGCAGCGCCGACACCGACGCCGTCAACGTCGCGCAGCTCAGGCAGATCGCAGCCGCGAGCGGAGCCGCCACTTACAGATTTACCCTCAGCGATTCCGCAACTCCCTCCGCGCACACGGTCACGCTCGGGCAGAACACGACGCCACCGGACATCAAGTTCGTCGGCACGGGCGGCATCACCGCTGCGGTCGCCGGCGGGGTCGTCACGATCGGGATCGATCCGGCCTCGCTCGGACAGCCCGGCACGTGGAATCTGCAAACCGACGGCGGCGCGTCCGTCCCCGTCGGCACGGGAAACACCGTCAAGTTCAAGAACGGCGACAACATCGAGATCACCCGCACCGATAGGGAAGTGACCGTCGCCGTCGCCAAGAATCCGACCTTCAAAGGCAAAGTGACGGCGAAAGAAGGCTTCGACGCCGCAGGCCACAAGGTCGAACGCGTCGGGGCGGGAGAAGTCAGCCAGGCCAGCGCCGACGCCGTCAACGGCTCGCAGCTTTGGGGCCTGACCGACAGGATCGCCGGATACCTCGGCGGCGGAGCGAAAGCCGGTGCTGACGGAACTCTTCTCCAGCCGACTTACAAAATCCGCGGCAGCGGCTATCACAGCGTCGGCGACGCGCTGAGCGCCGTGGACAGCGAACTCGGCAAACTCTACGGCAACTTCGGCAGCGTCTACGAACAGATGGGCGAGCTGAGAAGCGACGTCAAGAACGTCGGCGCGCTGAGCTCCGCGCTCTCCGCTTTGAAACCGATACAGTACGATCCCGTCAAACCCAGCCAGATCATGGCCGGATTCGGCAATTACCGCGACAAGTGGGCGCTGGCGCTGGGCGTGGCGCATTACGTCAGGGAAGACTTCATGGTCCACGCCGGCGTGTCCGTCTCCAACCACGGCGAATCGATGGCCAACGCCGGCCTGACCTGGAGGATCGGAAGCAGGGAAGACGCGGAAGCGATCCCGGCGCGCTACCGCAAAGGCCCGATCGGCAGCGTCTACGTGATGCAGAAGGAGAACGCCGAATTGCAGGCCCGGGTGGCCTCGCAGGCGCACGAGATCGCGGAGATGAAAGAACGCATGGCGGAACTGGAGCGCCTGCTGCGCGCTTCGGTCAAGTTCCGGTAA
- a CDS encoding 5-oxoprolinase subunit PxpA yields MNYRVDLNSDLGESFGAWKMGRDGDVLTFVSSANVACGFHAGDACVMRATVAAAKAAGVAVGAHPAYPDLVGFGRRSMACTPDELYAYTLYQIGALRAFCEAAGTKLQHVKPHGAMYNSAAKKIEEAEALAQAVKDAGGLILMGLAGSKFDEAAAKIGLPYAAEAFADRGYMPDGTLVPRSREGAFVRDAEIAAARVIRMVKEGVVEAIDGTIVKLRPHSICLHGDSPTAVQMAQTLRARLVEAGIEIAPLAQIV; encoded by the coding sequence ATGAACTATCGAGTGGATCTGAACAGCGATCTGGGGGAAAGTTTCGGCGCCTGGAAGATGGGACGCGACGGCGACGTGCTCACCTTCGTCTCGTCGGCGAACGTGGCCTGCGGCTTCCACGCCGGCGACGCCTGCGTGATGCGCGCCACCGTAGCGGCGGCGAAAGCGGCGGGCGTAGCCGTGGGGGCCCATCCCGCCTATCCCGATCTGGTCGGCTTCGGACGGCGCAGCATGGCCTGCACGCCCGACGAGCTTTACGCCTATACGCTCTATCAGATCGGCGCGCTACGCGCCTTCTGCGAGGCGGCGGGCACGAAACTCCAGCACGTCAAGCCCCACGGCGCCATGTACAACAGCGCCGCCAAGAAGATCGAGGAAGCCGAAGCCCTCGCGCAGGCCGTGAAAGACGCCGGCGGACTGATCCTGATGGGGCTGGCCGGCTCGAAGTTCGACGAAGCGGCCGCGAAGATCGGCCTGCCCTACGCCGCCGAAGCCTTCGCCGACCGCGGCTACATGCCCGACGGCACGCTCGTGCCCCGCAGCAGGGAAGGCGCCTTCGTGCGCGACGCGGAAATCGCCGCCGCGCGCGTGATCCGCATGGTCAAAGAAGGCGTCGTCGAAGCGATCGACGGCACGATCGTGAAGCTGCGTCCCCACTCCATCTGCCTGCACGGCGACTCGCCCACGGCCGTGCAGATGGCCCAGACCCTGAGAGCACGCCTCGTCGAGGCCGGCATCGAGATCGCCCCGCTGGCGCAGATCGTCTAG
- a CDS encoding biotin-dependent carboxyltransferase family protein, producing the protein MKLIVERAGALTTVQDLGRWGHQALGMPVSGAMDAPALTRGNLLLGNPPGAAALEVTVMGPLIRFAGEGCVAVAGGDLSPQLNGAPLPMWTAVAVKDGDRLGFGAPHGRGCRAYVCVGGGIDVPPVMGSRSTYMKAKIGGLEGRKLKDGDELSAGAPWSLWRNIVGTACPAELLPDYGDAPLRAVPGPQDSYVTPAGLKTFFETEYAVSTSADRMGCRLESDRAIEHAKGPDIVSDGIPMGAVQAPGSGLPIVMMADRQTTGGYVKIAVVHALDVARLAQKMPDETVRFAPLSQDEGVELSRAEAAKVERLRLFVQHAAAQPQTAPSMQPARSGAMKLNVEGKDYAVTWERLD; encoded by the coding sequence ATGAAGCTGATCGTCGAACGCGCCGGCGCCCTGACCACCGTGCAGGATCTGGGACGCTGGGGCCATCAGGCGCTGGGCATGCCCGTCAGCGGCGCGATGGACGCGCCGGCGCTGACGCGCGGCAATCTGCTGCTCGGCAATCCCCCCGGCGCGGCGGCGCTGGAAGTGACGGTGATGGGGCCGCTGATCCGCTTCGCCGGCGAAGGCTGCGTCGCCGTCGCCGGCGGCGATCTGAGCCCGCAGCTGAACGGCGCGCCCCTGCCGATGTGGACGGCCGTCGCCGTGAAAGACGGCGACCGGCTCGGCTTCGGCGCCCCGCACGGACGCGGCTGCCGCGCCTACGTCTGCGTCGGCGGCGGCATCGACGTGCCGCCGGTGATGGGCAGCCGCAGCACCTACATGAAAGCGAAGATCGGCGGCCTCGAGGGCCGCAAGCTGAAAGACGGCGACGAACTGTCCGCCGGCGCGCCGTGGTCGCTGTGGCGCAACATCGTCGGCACGGCCTGCCCGGCCGAGCTGCTGCCGGACTACGGGGATGCGCCGCTGCGCGCCGTGCCGGGGCCGCAGGACTCCTACGTCACGCCCGCAGGGCTGAAAACGTTTTTCGAGACCGAATACGCCGTTTCCACCTCGGCCGACCGCATGGGCTGCCGTCTGGAAAGCGACCGCGCCATCGAGCACGCGAAGGGCCCCGATATCGTCTCCGACGGCATCCCCATGGGAGCCGTGCAGGCGCCCGGTTCCGGCCTGCCGATCGTGATGATGGCCGACCGCCAGACCACCGGCGGCTACGTGAAGATCGCCGTCGTGCACGCGCTCGACGTGGCGCGCCTGGCGCAGAAAATGCCCGACGAAACGGTGCGCTTCGCGCCGCTCAGCCAGGACGAAGGCGTCGAGCTGTCGCGCGCCGAAGCGGCGAAAGTCGAGCGGCTGCGGCTGTTCGTGCAGCACGCCGCCGCGCAGCCGCAGACCGCGCCGTCAATGCAGCCGGCGCGGTCGGGGGCGATGAAACTGAACGTCGAAGGCAAAGATTACGCCGTGACGTGGGAACGTCTGGATTGA
- the pxpB gene encoding 5-oxoprolinase subunit PxpB → MEAKILPAGETCLFVDFGEVIDLAVNGRVQSLARALDENPFRGMRELVPTYRSLSIYFDPLTVDLPALRERLESELAKPFAAERAGGREVRVPVLFGGESGPDLGEVAAHTGLTEKEVVKRYCDSPLYCYMNGFTPGFPYLGGMDPALTTPRLKTPRELIPANSVAIGGAQAGAYSIASPGGWRIIGRVPYDLYDPRRDPAVAITSGLWVKFYPVTAARYAEIQEQIKSGEYRIEYAEREASA, encoded by the coding sequence ATGGAAGCGAAGATCCTGCCGGCCGGCGAGACGTGTCTGTTCGTCGATTTCGGCGAGGTGATCGACCTGGCCGTGAACGGCCGCGTGCAGTCGCTGGCACGGGCGCTTGACGAAAACCCATTTCGCGGCATGAGGGAGCTGGTGCCGACGTACCGCTCGCTGTCGATCTACTTCGACCCGCTGACGGTCGATCTGCCGGCGCTGCGCGAGCGGCTCGAAAGCGAGCTGGCCAAGCCCTTCGCCGCGGAGCGGGCGGGCGGCCGCGAGGTGCGCGTGCCCGTCCTTTTCGGCGGCGAGTCCGGCCCCGACCTGGGCGAGGTCGCCGCGCACACCGGCCTGACGGAAAAGGAAGTGGTGAAGCGCTACTGCGATTCGCCGCTCTACTGTTACATGAACGGCTTCACGCCGGGATTCCCCTATCTGGGCGGCATGGATCCGGCGCTGACGACGCCGCGCCTGAAAACGCCGCGCGAGCTGATCCCCGCCAACAGCGTCGCCATCGGCGGCGCGCAGGCCGGCGCGTATTCGATCGCCAGCCCCGGCGGCTGGCGCATCATCGGCCGCGTCCCCTACGACCTTTACGATCCGCGGCGCGATCCGGCCGTGGCGATCACGTCGGGGCTGTGGGTGAAGTTCTATCCGGTGACGGCCGCGCGCTACGCGGAGATCCAGGAGCAGATCAAGAGCGGCGAGTACCGCATCGAATACGCTGAAAGGGAGGCGAGCGCATGA